Part of the Bacillus cereus group sp. RP43 genome is shown below.
TTAACTTTTTCATAGTTCTTGCCTCCTCAATATAAAAAGCCAGTCGTATCTCTTTAAAAAGAAATACAACTGGCTCTCGTTTATGATTAGATAAACTAGACAGTTTTTATGGTGTTGTTTCCTCGTACTCTCCTCTGGGCTGTTCATCATTTAAATAACTTACATATTGGCGATGCAAATCTTTTACCGCACTAACGATAGCATTTTGCGCTTTTCCTTGATAATGGTCCGTAATATCTTGAACGATTTCTTCAATACCATCTTGCAAACTATGTCCTCTCAACATTTGAGCGACGAAGTCTCTACCATGCTCTGTCGCAAGCGTACATGACGCTTCAATAATGACATGATATTTATGATCTGCCTCAATTGTAATTGTTAATGTTTCATACATACTGCGAACAGCCATACCTTTCGGAAGTCTCGAATGTCCTGCCATAAAAAAAGTCCCTTTACGCATATTTCATCCTCCGTTACTATGTTAAGAGCCAGAAAAACAATGTACACATTTGCATTGAATTTTACTACCCTTATCCTTATAGCTCGTACTTCTGCTAAAGAAGCTCAAGTGGAAAGAAGTTACTCTCTTCATTTTCAAACATAAATCCGGGCTTACAGCGAGGCTAATCACTGTCATCCGATAATAAGTTAATCATAATAAAAATAAACTGAATATTCAATATTAAACTCCGCAAATTTCATGAATAAAAAAAGAAAATTCTCTCACCCAGGCACATATACTGTTCAAAAGAAAAAAGGAAGTGGTCTCATGTATTACGGAACAAAAGGCTGGTACGTAGCTGAGCTAAAAAAATTAGGTGTTCGCTATCATGAAGGACGAAAACTAGAAAGTTACCGCGCACACGTATTACGCAATTTATTAATCGCACAACAAGAGACAACGAAAGAAGAGTAATTTGATATCCGTTGATTCTCTGAATATATCAGCAATTCGACATAAAATATCGACTTATCAACAAATCCCGCCAAATCATCCCTCCATTCCACCAACCAATCACACATCAATACAAACCAAAAAAGGTCACCCAAACGGGTGACCTTTCTTTCTTATTCACAAACAAGAATTTGTCTAGAAAATGATCCTTTTCTTGTGATACAGCGGTCTGTAATTTCAAATCCTGCTTCATGGATCATGTCGTCCATTGTTTCCATCGTGACAACGACTACCTTTTTTGCAATGCGGCGCGCACTAGAAAGAATGGAGAACTGGTCTTCTGGTGTTGCATGCGTAAATAAGTCGTAGGGCATATCGATAATTGCAACGTCGTAGTTCTCAGTAATTTCCTCGATTGGACCTTTTGTTACTGTTCCTTCAAACCCGAAATGTGCAATGTTTTTTCTCGTTCCAAGCACCACAAGTGGATTTATATCTCTACCAACGATGTTAATCCCCATAGAAAGTGCTTCTACTACTACTGTTCCAATACCGCAGCAAGGGTCAATTGCTCGTACTCCCTCTGGATTTGGTACAGCGATATTTGCAACTGATCTCGCAACACGTGTGCTCAGTGATGTCGAATAGCTATGCGGTTTTTTTATGTGATGATACCAAACTGGCTCACTTTCTACATAGTGTCCGAAGTACCAGCGTCCTCCAAGAGGAACAATCCCGAATACACGCTCTGGATTACGAACATCCGCTTCTCCTTCAATATGCATACCGAGGTCGCGTTCAATGAGACGTCTTTCCCCATATTCAATTTTATTTTCTTTCCCAAGATCATTGATTTTAACGAAGATAACTTTAAATGACGCCCCCGCCAAATCAATTTGTTCTACTTGTTTTAAAATACTTTCTAAGTCGTCTCCTTCATACATAACCTCAACGCGCTCTTTCATAAACGCACTTCTACTCGGATCAATTTTGACATCACTTTTCAAAATATTAACGTGAGACTCCATCCCAAAGAACGAGCGCA
Proteins encoded:
- a CDS encoding DUF3870 domain-containing protein yields the protein MRKGTFFMAGHSRLPKGMAVRSMYETLTITIEADHKYHVIIEASCTLATEHGRDFVAQMLRGHSLQDGIEEIVQDITDHYQGKAQNAIVSAVKDLHRQYVSYLNDEQPRGEYEETTP
- a CDS encoding YflJ family protein — protein: MNKKRKFSHPGTYTVQKKKGSGLMYYGTKGWYVAELKKLGVRYHEGRKLESYRAHVLRNLLIAQQETTKEE
- a CDS encoding methyltransferase domain-containing protein, which gives rise to MSNHSKTPACIYTYAFREEERALCYLEMRSFFGMESHVNILKSDVKIDPSRSAFMKERVEVMYEGDDLESILKQVEQIDLAGASFKVIFVKINDLGKENKIEYGERRLIERDLGMHIEGEADVRNPERVFGIVPLGGRWYFGHYVESEPVWYHHIKKPHSYSTSLSTRVARSVANIAVPNPEGVRAIDPCCGIGTVVVEALSMGINIVGRDINPLVVLGTRKNIAHFGFEGTVTKGPIEEITENYDVAIIDMPYDLFTHATPEDQFSILSSARRIAKKVVVVTMETMDDMIHEAGFEITDRCITRKGSFSRQILVCE